In the genome of Myxococcus stipitatus, one region contains:
- a CDS encoding polynucleotide kinase-phosphatase — MKISVPELSLVLLVGPSGAGKSTFARTHFLPTEVVSSDACRGLVSDDENNQDATRDAFEVLRFIAAKRLARGLLTVIDATNTQAESRKPLVALAREYHVLPVAIVLDVPEAMCHARNQQRPERQFGARVVRQQLQQLRQSLRGLEREGFRHVHILKPEQLEGLVIERQPMWNNRKRETGPFDIIGDIHGCLDELVLLLTRLGYQVSSREDGTGGFEVRPPEGRKAVFLGDLVDRGPGVTGVLKLVMGMVEAGTALCVPGNHEVKLMRKLRGADVKVSHGLAQSLEQLEREPPEFSTRVVKFIDGLVSHYVLDGGRLVVAHAGLKESMQGRGSGKVRDFALYGETTGETDEYGLPVRHDWAAEYRGKAMVVYGHTPVMEAEWLNNTLCVDTGCVYGGKLTALRYPERELVAVPAARVYCEPKKPLGGGTAAASATELTAQQQNDDVLDLADVTGKRIVSTRWMKNITIREENATAALEVMSRFALHPKWLIYLPPTMSPSETSSLPGYLEHPTEAFAYYQREGVEQVVCEEKHMGSRAVVVLCRDADVARRRFGLVGDERGACYTRTGRRFFHDEAVERAFLDRLGAAFEASGFWAEHQTDWACLDCELMPWSLKARELVREQYAAVGVAAQSSVGDVQAAVAQAAARGLEVSAFTDRLRARADSVERYVAAYRRYCWPVNSLDDVKLAPFHLLATEGAVHVDKDHVWHMEALAKVCRADADFLVATSYRVVSLGDAEGVADAVRWWEALTSRGGEGMVVKPRAYVVHGKRGLLQPAIKCRGQDYLRIIYGPEYTAPQHLERLRQRGVSTKRSLALRELSLGIEALERFVRAEPLRRVHECVFGVLALESEPVDPRL, encoded by the coding sequence ATGAAGATTTCCGTACCCGAGTTGTCCCTGGTCCTGCTCGTCGGTCCCTCCGGAGCGGGGAAGTCCACCTTCGCGCGCACGCACTTCCTGCCGACGGAGGTGGTCTCGTCCGACGCGTGCCGCGGCCTGGTCTCCGATGACGAGAACAACCAGGACGCGACGCGCGATGCGTTCGAGGTGCTGCGCTTCATCGCGGCGAAGCGGCTGGCGCGAGGCCTCTTGACGGTCATCGACGCGACGAACACCCAGGCCGAGTCGCGCAAGCCCTTGGTGGCGCTGGCGCGCGAGTACCATGTGCTGCCCGTGGCCATCGTCCTGGATGTGCCGGAGGCGATGTGCCATGCGCGCAATCAGCAGCGACCCGAGCGCCAGTTCGGCGCGCGTGTGGTGCGCCAACAGCTCCAGCAGCTCCGCCAGTCGCTCAGGGGTCTGGAGCGCGAGGGCTTCCGCCACGTCCACATCCTGAAGCCGGAGCAACTCGAAGGCCTGGTCATCGAGCGCCAGCCGATGTGGAACAACCGCAAGCGGGAGACCGGTCCGTTCGACATCATCGGCGACATCCATGGCTGCCTGGACGAGCTGGTCCTCCTGCTGACCCGCCTGGGCTATCAGGTGTCGAGCCGGGAGGACGGCACCGGAGGCTTCGAGGTGCGTCCGCCCGAGGGGCGCAAGGCGGTGTTCCTGGGAGACCTGGTGGACCGAGGCCCCGGCGTCACGGGGGTGCTCAAGCTGGTGATGGGCATGGTGGAGGCGGGCACCGCGCTGTGTGTGCCCGGCAACCATGAGGTCAAGCTGATGCGCAAGCTGCGCGGCGCCGACGTCAAGGTGAGCCACGGCCTGGCGCAGTCGTTGGAGCAGCTGGAGCGGGAGCCTCCGGAGTTCAGCACCCGGGTGGTGAAGTTCATCGACGGACTGGTGTCGCACTACGTCCTGGACGGCGGGCGCCTCGTCGTCGCGCACGCGGGGCTCAAGGAGTCCATGCAGGGGCGTGGCTCGGGAAAGGTCCGCGACTTCGCGCTGTATGGCGAGACGACTGGCGAGACGGACGAGTACGGGCTGCCGGTGCGGCACGACTGGGCGGCGGAGTACCGGGGCAAGGCGATGGTGGTCTACGGGCACACGCCGGTGATGGAGGCGGAGTGGCTCAACAACACGCTCTGCGTGGACACCGGCTGTGTCTATGGCGGCAAGCTGACGGCGCTGCGCTATCCGGAGCGCGAGCTCGTCGCCGTGCCGGCGGCGCGCGTCTACTGCGAGCCGAAGAAGCCGCTGGGCGGCGGCACGGCGGCGGCCTCGGCCACGGAGTTGACCGCGCAGCAGCAGAATGACGACGTCCTGGACCTCGCGGATGTCACGGGCAAGCGCATCGTCTCCACGCGATGGATGAAGAACATCACCATTCGGGAGGAGAACGCGACGGCCGCGCTGGAGGTCATGAGCCGCTTCGCCCTGCACCCGAAGTGGCTCATCTACCTGCCCCCGACGATGTCTCCGTCCGAGACGAGCTCGCTGCCGGGCTACCTGGAGCACCCCACGGAGGCGTTCGCCTACTACCAGCGCGAGGGCGTGGAGCAGGTCGTGTGCGAGGAGAAGCACATGGGCTCGCGCGCCGTCGTCGTCCTGTGCCGCGACGCGGACGTGGCCCGCCGCCGCTTCGGTCTGGTGGGGGACGAGCGAGGCGCCTGCTACACCCGCACCGGCCGGCGGTTCTTCCACGACGAGGCGGTGGAGCGTGCGTTCCTCGACCGGCTGGGCGCGGCGTTCGAGGCCTCCGGGTTCTGGGCGGAGCACCAGACGGACTGGGCCTGTCTGGACTGCGAGCTGATGCCCTGGTCGCTCAAGGCCCGCGAGCTGGTGCGGGAGCAGTACGCGGCCGTGGGGGTGGCGGCGCAGTCGTCGGTGGGCGACGTCCAGGCCGCGGTGGCCCAGGCGGCGGCGCGGGGGCTGGAGGTCTCCGCGTTCACGGACAGGCTGCGGGCGCGGGCGGACAGCGTGGAGCGGTATGTCGCGGCGTACCGCCGCTACTGCTGGCCGGTGAACTCGCTCGACGACGTGAAGCTCGCGCCCTTCCACCTGCTCGCGACGGAAGGCGCGGTGCACGTGGACAAGGACCATGTCTGGCACATGGAGGCGCTCGCGAAGGTGTGCCGCGCGGACGCGGACTTCCTCGTGGCGACGTCCTATCGCGTGGTGTCGCTGGGCGACGCGGAGGGCGTGGCGGACGCGGTGCGCTGGTGGGAGGCGCTGACGTCGCGAGGGGGCGAGGGCATGGTGGTGAAGCCCCGCGCGTACGTGGTGCACGGGAAGCGGGGACTCCTCCAGCCGGCCATCAAGTGCCGAGGGCAGGACTACCTGCGCATCATCTACGGGCCCGAGTACACCGCGCCCCAGCACCTGGAGCGGCTGCGGCAGCGAGGCGTGTCGACGAAGCGCTCACTGGCGCTGCGTGAGCTGTCGCTGGGCATCGAGGCCCTGGAGCGCTTCGTCCGCGCGGAGCCCCTGCGCCGCGTCCACGAATGTGTCTTCGGTGTCCTCGCGCTGGAGAGCGAGCCGGTGGACCCGCGGCTCTAG
- a CDS encoding cupin domain-containing protein, with the protein MSELTIKRFSTPDERRPFAGHGHADILQFEGDHTVGMAVFEPGWRWSQDVKPIAGTDSCQAAHSCYVVSGRMVVRMDDGTQREMSAGDVAIIPPGHDAWVVGNEPCVCVDFEGMGQYAQRAASARRPERPAEPAPGLH; encoded by the coding sequence ATGAGCGAGCTCACCATCAAGCGATTCTCCACACCCGACGAGCGCCGGCCCTTCGCGGGGCACGGGCACGCGGACATCCTCCAGTTCGAAGGGGACCACACCGTGGGCATGGCGGTCTTCGAGCCCGGCTGGCGCTGGTCTCAAGACGTCAAGCCCATCGCCGGCACGGACAGCTGCCAGGCCGCCCACTCCTGCTACGTCGTCAGCGGGCGGATGGTGGTGCGGATGGACGACGGCACCCAGCGCGAGATGAGCGCCGGGGATGTCGCCATCATCCCACCCGGCCATGACGCGTGGGTCGTCGGCAACGAGCCGTGCGTCTGCGTGGACTTCGAGGGCATGGGCCAGTACGCGCAGCGCGCGGCGTCGGCGCGGCGCCCCGAGAGGCCCGCCGAGCCGGCGCCGGGCCTGCACTGA
- a CDS encoding AI-2E family transporter — MTPYLVGMKESPRQLPVYVPARTVWAVGLQVLLLVVCWLVLRQLYPLLTLLAVVLLMSLALNPLVRRLQRWGLRRGLAVAVVALLLLGLMGLLVGTLVPALIQQIEGLVQATPGLLERFSETRWAQEISERYGVDFRPEALLRFEPMDLAGRAVTVLSSTLGLVAAGITAVALTVFSLLFGHELYEGALQWVQPGRRHHIRGLVDRMRAAVSSYIAGTFLVMTFGGTVAALVALIQGVPFFLALGLAVMVLGVIPTIGSVISAILVSLTTLATVGLRSAVIALVIFVVYQQLEANLLGPIVQRRVIRMNPLMVSIVVLAGGMLAGLMGAVIAVPLAAAAKVLLQEVLRERHLRWRRAHRREHARRQVGKGAVEEGLLLAGPMDDAPGDSPH, encoded by the coding sequence GTGACGCCCTACCTTGTCGGGATGAAGGAATCGCCCCGGCAGCTCCCCGTCTACGTGCCAGCCCGCACGGTGTGGGCCGTGGGGCTGCAGGTGCTGCTGCTCGTGGTGTGCTGGCTGGTGCTCCGCCAGCTCTATCCGCTGCTCACGCTGCTGGCGGTCGTGCTGTTGATGTCGCTCGCGCTCAACCCGCTGGTGCGGCGGCTCCAGCGCTGGGGACTGCGACGCGGGCTGGCCGTGGCCGTGGTGGCGCTGCTGCTCCTGGGATTGATGGGCTTGCTGGTGGGCACGCTCGTCCCCGCGCTCATCCAGCAGATTGAAGGACTGGTGCAGGCGACGCCGGGCCTCCTGGAGCGCTTCTCCGAGACTCGCTGGGCCCAGGAGATCAGCGAGCGCTACGGCGTGGACTTCCGCCCGGAGGCGCTGCTGCGCTTCGAGCCCATGGACCTGGCGGGTCGTGCCGTCACGGTGCTGTCGTCCACCCTGGGGCTGGTGGCGGCGGGCATCACCGCGGTGGCGCTCACCGTGTTCAGCCTCCTGTTCGGGCACGAACTCTACGAGGGCGCGCTCCAGTGGGTGCAGCCCGGCCGGCGCCACCACATCCGGGGATTGGTGGACCGCATGCGCGCCGCGGTGAGCAGCTACATCGCGGGCACCTTCCTGGTGATGACCTTCGGCGGGACGGTGGCCGCCCTCGTCGCGCTCATCCAGGGCGTGCCCTTCTTCCTCGCGCTGGGGCTGGCGGTGATGGTGCTGGGCGTCATCCCCACCATCGGCAGCGTCATCAGCGCCATCCTGGTGAGCCTCACCACGCTGGCCACCGTGGGGCTGCGCTCCGCCGTCATCGCACTGGTCATCTTCGTGGTGTACCAGCAGCTGGAGGCGAACCTGCTGGGACCCATCGTCCAGCGGCGGGTCATCCGGATGAACCCGCTGATGGTCTCCATCGTGGTGCTCGCGGGCGGCATGCTCGCGGGGTTGATGGGCGCGGTCATCGCCGTGCCGCTGGCCGCCGCGGCCAAGGTGCTGCTCCAGGAGGTCCTCCGCGAGCGACACCTGCGCTGGCGCCGCGCGCACCGCCGCGAGCATGCGCGGAGGCAGGTGGGGAAGGGCGCGGTGGAGGAGGGGCTCCTGCTGGCGGGCCCCATGGACGACGCGCCTGGCGACTCGCCCCACTGA
- a CDS encoding endopeptidase — MRHTKVFAACCALLLSAPSWAVQQPAKGQSAIADKAFFKPEFYLPIQNTPLDQAMRTMAPGTANGWDEFFARNGKDFRVHIDPRTGTPSGVEGPYPLIPGDGFRNQVSLDGVRESIGRSVANVDEGVVGDLVLKFVADNATAFNVDVMQMGSPRVTRVTDQLWHVHIPQQVNGIPVRHARIAAVISHGNLILIGTESWANVAIDTRAGISAMDALSAGNSFTGLTTSAQQLWLQPSLEIVPTAPQGESFAGAVGTGYSHVLAYTYGVQDPVGQERWKLTVDASTGETLAVEDDNHYFDAQISGGIYPSTNIGTCADNTVCGTMKPNSPMPWANTGLAAPNNFTDGAGVFNFSTGTATTTLSGKYVRVSDGCGAISNSSTTGNIDLGGVNNTHDCTSIGSAGNTPASRSSFYELNKLAEQARGYLPNNTWLQSQLLSNVNIQSTCNAFWNGTSVNFYRTGGGCRNTGEIGAVFDHEWGHGLDDFDTNGTLSNSSEGYADIAAIYRLQTSCVGYGFFDATNNLGCGTTPDGTGANQQESQVSGYSWCNTRCSGVRDADYGKATYKTPSMPSATAAPPATPQNFTCPMCGSGSGPCSKQVHCAASPARQAAWDLVTRDLTAAPFNYDSNTAYIVGNKVFYQGSGNIGAWHACNCSGGTSDGCGATNGYMSWLAADDDNGNLGDGTPHMTAIHSAFNRHNIACNTTPPVNSGCSGGPTAAPTHTATPGDGQVALSWTASAGANQYWVMRTEGMGCDFGKAKIATVTGTSYTDTEVANNREYCYSIVPASSNACYGAASTCSCAKPACSPPGVASLTTPSNGAVGAELATALDWADVSGASTYEVQVATDAAFTNVVASANSLTTSAWTISPALNVNTTYYWRVRAGNSCGGTGSYSSVFSFTTRGCVTLAAPTLSSPADGATGIATSASLDWSDVPSAARYVVEVATDAAFTNIVRSNNALTTSAWTVSPALNSATPYYWRARAADVCSEGPNSTARSFTTTTVCTPVQATWDTARQVPTCGNVCGCDTGPTMVNGRGTLSGGVEPNQPNTINDSCADGVSGSYHSDESIDRVVIKTVDQGPFAAGKQVTVEVTVWCWGTTDAFDLYYTSNAATPAWTALTTNQACTTGGVARTFTHTFNLAATAGTHAIRPQFRYGGTASSCTSGSYNDRDDMVFSVGAAVAGKGSGKSTTAQGRSAPADR, encoded by the coding sequence ATGCGCCACACCAAGGTGTTTGCAGCATGTTGTGCCTTGCTCCTGTCAGCACCGTCATGGGCCGTCCAACAGCCCGCAAAGGGCCAGAGCGCCATCGCAGACAAGGCGTTCTTCAAGCCGGAGTTCTACCTTCCCATCCAGAACACCCCCCTGGACCAGGCCATGCGAACCATGGCCCCCGGGACGGCGAACGGATGGGATGAGTTCTTCGCCCGCAACGGGAAGGACTTCCGCGTCCACATCGACCCCCGCACCGGAACCCCGTCCGGCGTCGAGGGCCCCTACCCCCTCATCCCGGGCGACGGCTTCCGCAACCAGGTGTCCCTGGACGGCGTCCGTGAGTCCATTGGCCGCTCGGTCGCGAACGTGGACGAGGGCGTCGTTGGCGACCTGGTCCTCAAGTTCGTCGCGGACAACGCCACCGCGTTCAACGTGGACGTGATGCAGATGGGCTCGCCGCGCGTGACGCGCGTCACGGACCAGCTGTGGCACGTCCACATCCCGCAGCAGGTCAACGGCATCCCGGTGCGCCACGCGCGCATCGCGGCGGTCATCAGCCACGGCAACCTCATCCTCATCGGCACCGAGTCGTGGGCCAACGTGGCCATCGACACCCGCGCCGGCATCTCCGCGATGGACGCGCTGTCCGCCGGCAACAGCTTCACGGGGCTGACCACCAGCGCGCAGCAGCTCTGGCTGCAGCCGTCGCTGGAGATCGTCCCCACCGCGCCCCAGGGCGAGTCCTTCGCCGGCGCCGTGGGCACGGGCTACTCGCACGTGCTGGCGTACACCTACGGCGTCCAGGACCCGGTCGGCCAGGAGCGCTGGAAGCTCACCGTCGACGCGAGCACCGGTGAGACGCTCGCCGTCGAGGACGACAACCACTACTTCGATGCCCAGATCTCGGGCGGCATCTACCCCTCCACCAACATCGGCACGTGCGCGGACAACACCGTGTGCGGCACGATGAAGCCCAACTCGCCCATGCCCTGGGCGAACACCGGCCTCGCCGCCCCGAACAACTTCACGGACGGCGCGGGCGTGTTCAACTTCAGCACCGGCACGGCCACCACCACGCTCTCCGGCAAGTACGTCCGCGTGAGCGATGGCTGCGGCGCCATCAGCAACAGCTCCACCACGGGCAACATCGACCTGGGCGGCGTGAACAACACCCACGACTGCACGTCGATCGGCTCCGCGGGCAACACCCCGGCCTCCCGCTCCAGCTTCTACGAGCTGAACAAGCTGGCCGAGCAGGCGCGCGGCTACCTGCCGAACAACACCTGGCTGCAGAGCCAGCTGCTCTCCAACGTCAACATCCAGAGCACCTGCAACGCCTTCTGGAACGGCACCTCCGTCAACTTCTACCGCACGGGCGGCGGCTGCCGGAACACGGGTGAGATTGGCGCCGTGTTCGACCACGAGTGGGGTCACGGCCTGGATGACTTCGACACCAACGGCACGCTGTCCAACTCCTCCGAGGGCTACGCGGACATCGCCGCCATCTACCGCCTGCAGACCTCGTGCGTCGGCTACGGCTTCTTCGACGCCACCAACAACCTGGGCTGCGGCACCACGCCGGACGGCACGGGCGCCAACCAGCAGGAGTCGCAGGTCTCCGGTTACTCGTGGTGCAACACCCGCTGCTCGGGTGTTCGCGACGCGGACTACGGCAAGGCGACGTACAAGACGCCCAGCATGCCGTCCGCCACGGCCGCTCCCCCGGCCACCCCGCAGAACTTCACCTGCCCGATGTGCGGCAGCGGCTCCGGCCCCTGCAGCAAGCAGGTGCACTGCGCCGCCTCTCCCGCCCGCCAGGCCGCGTGGGACCTGGTCACGCGTGACCTGACCGCCGCGCCGTTCAACTACGACTCCAACACGGCGTACATCGTCGGCAACAAGGTCTTCTACCAGGGCAGCGGCAACATCGGCGCCTGGCACGCCTGCAACTGCTCGGGCGGCACGTCCGACGGCTGCGGCGCCACCAACGGCTACATGAGCTGGCTGGCGGCGGACGACGACAACGGCAACCTGGGCGACGGCACGCCGCACATGACGGCCATCCACTCGGCGTTCAACCGCCACAACATCGCATGTAACACCACCCCGCCGGTGAACTCCGGCTGTTCCGGCGGCCCCACGGCGGCGCCGACGCACACCGCGACCCCGGGCGATGGACAGGTGGCCCTCAGCTGGACGGCCTCCGCTGGCGCCAACCAGTACTGGGTGATGCGCACGGAAGGCATGGGCTGTGACTTCGGCAAGGCGAAGATCGCCACCGTCACGGGCACCAGCTACACGGACACCGAGGTCGCCAACAACCGCGAGTACTGCTACTCCATCGTCCCTGCGTCCTCGAACGCGTGCTACGGCGCGGCGAGCACCTGCTCGTGCGCCAAGCCCGCGTGCTCGCCTCCGGGCGTCGCGTCGCTGACCACGCCGTCCAACGGCGCGGTGGGCGCGGAGCTCGCCACGGCGCTCGACTGGGCGGATGTCTCCGGTGCCTCCACGTACGAGGTCCAGGTGGCCACGGACGCGGCGTTCACCAACGTGGTGGCCTCCGCCAACTCGCTCACCACCAGCGCCTGGACCATCTCCCCGGCGCTGAACGTCAACACCACGTACTACTGGCGCGTGCGCGCCGGTAACTCGTGCGGTGGCACGGGCAGCTACTCCTCCGTGTTCAGCTTCACCACGCGCGGCTGCGTGACGCTGGCGGCGCCCACGCTGTCCTCTCCGGCGGACGGCGCCACGGGCATCGCGACGTCGGCTTCGCTCGACTGGTCCGACGTGCCGAGCGCCGCTCGCTACGTCGTCGAGGTCGCCACGGACGCGGCGTTCACCAACATCGTCCGCTCCAACAACGCGCTGACCACCAGCGCCTGGACGGTGTCGCCGGCCCTGAACAGCGCCACGCCGTACTACTGGCGCGCTCGCGCGGCCGACGTCTGCAGCGAGGGCCCCAACAGCACCGCGCGCAGCTTCACCACCACCACCGTCTGCACCCCGGTGCAGGCGACGTGGGACACCGCCCGCCAGGTTCCGACCTGCGGCAACGTCTGCGGCTGCGACACCGGTCCGACGATGGTCAACGGCCGCGGCACGCTCTCCGGCGGCGTCGAGCCCAACCAGCCCAACACCATCAACGACTCCTGCGCGGATGGCGTCTCCGGCTCCTACCACTCGGACGAGAGCATTGACCGCGTGGTCATCAAGACCGTGGACCAGGGCCCGTTCGCCGCGGGCAAGCAGGTGACGGTGGAAGTCACCGTGTGGTGCTGGGGCACGACGGATGCCTTCGACCTCTACTACACCAGCAACGCGGCCACGCCCGCGTGGACCGCGCTGACCACGAACCAGGCCTGCACCACGGGCGGCGTGGCGCGGACCTTCACGCACACGTTCAACCTGGCCGCCACGGCCGGCACGCACGCCATCCGTCCGCAGTTCCGCTACGGCGGCACGGCGAGCTCGTGCACCTCCGGCAGCTACAACGACCGCGACGACATGGTGTTCTCGGTCGGTGCGGCCGTCGCCGGCAAGGGCTCGGGCAAGTCCACCACCGCGCAGGGCCGCTCGGCTCCCGCGGACCGCTGA
- a CDS encoding ArnT family glycosyltransferase: MRRFFVSARGLWQRHPTALGIAVTFTLSLLLRWLYLQSSPDRAWPFSIFFYGDSRFFHTYALEHVRGHEGPAALPYHPPLFPWLLGMLYRLLGEPQGSAYPYKLCLAALSAATVALSWAWWRKLLGTAWSFVGACLFASSFGWLVLSTTYSNEVLYAFFLSATLALVLRHRAGPTPVGALLLGLVMGLGSLTRAEHLYLWPFLLAWAWLQRGTTPLKSLAARWGAAVLVSGLVLAPWAVRNARVLQELNARTPGLEPLPELAPITVYGPINFAMANHARATGGFTPASVSELGQDGHLDIANPAHRRLLLHGYAVGLDWMRQHPADAARLCVSKLERWLDGLNLGLGASNLPLGLTGSRAPVDLFVPEGTWMKWPLLLVLLAGATLSLLRPWRDFSLLSLVVLHRALITVAFFGYTRGLLTVFPALVPLLLLPAVVLTARRPALALRVPAFAVALLLLLWVEAGALALGAPRGFMASGSTDQTNGKLIQDDWVRIWPR, from the coding sequence ATGCGCCGGTTCTTCGTCAGCGCGCGCGGGCTGTGGCAACGGCACCCGACGGCGCTGGGCATCGCGGTGACCTTCACGCTGAGCCTGCTCTTGCGCTGGCTCTATCTGCAGTCCTCACCGGACCGCGCCTGGCCGTTCTCCATCTTCTTCTACGGCGACTCGCGCTTCTTCCACACGTACGCGCTGGAGCATGTGCGAGGCCATGAAGGCCCCGCCGCGCTCCCCTACCACCCGCCCCTGTTCCCCTGGCTCCTGGGGATGCTGTACCGGCTGCTCGGCGAGCCCCAGGGCAGCGCGTACCCGTACAAGCTGTGCCTCGCGGCGCTGAGCGCGGCCACGGTGGCGCTGTCGTGGGCGTGGTGGCGCAAGCTCCTGGGCACCGCGTGGAGCTTCGTGGGCGCCTGCCTCTTCGCCTCCAGCTTCGGGTGGCTGGTGCTCTCCACCACGTACAGCAACGAGGTCCTCTACGCCTTCTTCCTGTCCGCCACGCTCGCGCTCGTGCTGCGCCACCGCGCGGGCCCCACCCCCGTCGGCGCGCTGCTCCTGGGATTGGTGATGGGCCTGGGCTCGCTCACCCGCGCCGAGCACCTCTACCTCTGGCCCTTCCTGCTCGCGTGGGCCTGGCTCCAGCGAGGCACGACCCCGCTCAAGTCCCTGGCTGCGCGCTGGGGCGCCGCCGTGCTCGTCAGCGGGCTGGTGCTGGCCCCCTGGGCCGTGCGCAACGCGCGGGTGCTGCAAGAGCTCAACGCCCGCACGCCCGGCCTCGAGCCTCTCCCGGAGCTCGCGCCCATCACCGTCTACGGCCCCATCAACTTCGCCATGGCGAACCACGCCCGCGCGACGGGAGGCTTCACCCCCGCCTCCGTCAGCGAGCTGGGCCAGGACGGCCACCTGGACATCGCCAACCCCGCGCACCGCCGCCTGCTCCTGCACGGCTACGCGGTGGGACTCGACTGGATGCGCCAGCACCCCGCGGACGCCGCCCGGCTCTGCGTGTCCAAGCTGGAGCGCTGGCTCGACGGCCTCAACCTGGGACTGGGCGCATCCAACCTCCCCTTGGGCCTGACGGGCTCCCGGGCGCCCGTGGACCTCTTCGTCCCCGAGGGCACGTGGATGAAGTGGCCCCTGCTGCTCGTCCTCCTCGCGGGCGCCACGCTGTCGCTGCTGCGCCCCTGGCGGGACTTCAGCCTGCTCTCCCTCGTCGTCCTGCACCGCGCCCTCATCACCGTGGCCTTCTTCGGCTACACGCGCGGCCTGCTCACCGTCTTCCCCGCCCTGGTTCCCCTCCTGCTCCTGCCCGCGGTGGTCCTCACCGCCCGCCGCCCCGCGCTCGCCCTGCGGGTGCCTGCCTTCGCGGTGGCCCTGCTGCTCCTGCTGTGGGTGGAGGCCGGGGCGCTCGCCCTGGGTGCCCCCAGGGGCTTCATGGCCAGCGGCAGCACGGACCAGACCAACGGAAAGCTCATCCAGGACGACTGGGTCCGCATCTGGCCGCGCTGA
- a CDS encoding FGGY-family carbohydrate kinase, whose protein sequence is MALAGDKSILAIDLGTSAVKLAVVTLRGRILGGDVEPLELRLLPEGGAEQEPEAWWRAVVRGTRRLLESGVVSARDIVGVNCSSQWSGTVAVDARGTPLCPALIWMDSRGAPHVRRVAHGLIPIEGYGLTRLLQWIRLSGGAPTLSGKDPVGHILYLQSARPDVYRDTYKFLEPKDWLNLKLSGRFAASYDSITLHWVTDNRALSRIDYDERLLKLSGLERDKLPDLVPAASVLGPLSAEAARELGLSEDVRVVSGSPDILAAAVGSGAVGDHEPHLCVGTSSWLCCHVPYKKTDIFHQIASVPSALPGRYLLANEQESAGICLAFLKDNILYGHGRGPGDEAEDSGEVYRLMEHEAGSVPAGSENLIFLPWLNGERSPVDDKSLRGGFFNQSLKTTRAHMVRAVMEGVAFNSRWLFSYVEQFVGRKLESLRIIGGGARSALWCQIHADVLGRAIQQVDEPVLANARGAAFQAAVALGELTVEEIPSLVPIARTFHPDPANRGLYDELFREFVNLYKSNKAIFARLNRARSA, encoded by the coding sequence GTGGCCCTCGCTGGTGACAAGTCCATCCTGGCCATCGACCTGGGTACCTCGGCCGTGAAGCTGGCCGTTGTCACGCTGCGCGGAAGAATCCTGGGCGGCGACGTGGAGCCGCTCGAGCTGCGGCTGCTTCCGGAAGGAGGCGCCGAGCAGGAGCCCGAGGCGTGGTGGCGCGCGGTGGTGCGAGGCACCCGGCGCCTCCTGGAGTCGGGGGTGGTGTCCGCGCGCGACATCGTGGGTGTCAACTGCAGCTCACAATGGTCGGGCACCGTGGCGGTGGATGCGCGGGGCACGCCGCTGTGTCCCGCGCTCATCTGGATGGACTCGCGGGGGGCGCCGCATGTCCGACGGGTGGCACATGGCCTGATTCCCATCGAAGGCTATGGGCTGACGCGGCTCCTGCAGTGGATCCGCCTGTCGGGCGGCGCGCCGACCCTCTCCGGCAAGGACCCGGTGGGCCACATCCTGTACCTCCAGAGCGCCCGGCCGGACGTCTACCGGGACACGTACAAGTTCCTGGAGCCGAAGGACTGGCTCAACCTGAAGCTGAGCGGACGCTTCGCCGCGTCCTACGACTCCATCACCCTGCACTGGGTGACGGACAACCGCGCGCTGAGCCGCATCGACTACGACGAGCGCCTGCTCAAGCTGTCGGGGCTGGAGCGCGACAAGCTGCCGGACCTGGTCCCCGCCGCGAGTGTGCTGGGGCCCTTGAGCGCGGAGGCCGCGCGCGAGCTGGGGTTGAGCGAGGACGTGCGGGTGGTGTCGGGCTCGCCGGACATCCTCGCGGCGGCGGTGGGCTCCGGCGCGGTGGGAGACCACGAGCCGCACCTGTGCGTGGGCACCTCGTCCTGGCTGTGCTGTCACGTGCCGTACAAGAAGACAGACATCTTCCATCAGATTGCGTCGGTGCCCTCCGCGCTGCCCGGGCGCTATCTCCTGGCCAACGAGCAGGAGTCGGCGGGCATCTGTCTGGCCTTCCTCAAGGACAACATCCTGTATGGCCACGGCCGAGGGCCGGGCGATGAGGCGGAGGACTCCGGCGAGGTGTACCGGCTGATGGAGCACGAGGCGGGGAGCGTGCCCGCGGGCAGCGAGAACCTCATCTTCCTGCCGTGGCTGAACGGCGAGCGCAGCCCCGTGGATGACAAGTCCTTGCGCGGGGGCTTCTTCAACCAGTCGCTGAAGACGACGCGGGCGCACATGGTTCGCGCGGTGATGGAGGGCGTGGCCTTCAACTCGCGCTGGCTGTTCTCGTATGTGGAGCAGTTCGTCGGCCGGAAGCTGGAGTCGCTGCGCATCATCGGCGGCGGGGCCCGGTCCGCGCTCTGGTGCCAGATTCACGCGGACGTGCTGGGCCGGGCGATTCAGCAGGTGGACGAGCCGGTGCTGGCGAATGCGCGGGGCGCCGCGTTCCAGGCGGCCGTCGCGCTGGGCGAGCTGACGGTGGAGGAGATTCCCTCCCTGGTGCCCATCGCGCGCACCTTCCATCCGGACCCCGCGAACCGCGGGCTGTACGACGAGCTGTTTCGTGAGTTCGTCAATCTCTACAAGAGCAACAAGGCCATCTTCGCGCGCCTCAACCGCGCGCGGAGCGCCTGA